The proteins below are encoded in one region of Silene latifolia isolate original U9 population chromosome 2, ASM4854445v1, whole genome shotgun sequence:
- the LOC141643696 gene encoding sodium/hydrogen exchanger 7 isoform X2: MRFKIRFEYGTKHGLGRFGDGIRLWENIDPELLLAVFLPALLFESSFSMEIHQIKRCMAQMLLLAGPGVLISTFCLGAALKLTFPYGWNWTTSLLLGGLLSATDPVAVVALLKELGASKKLSTIIEGESLMNDGTAIVVYQLFFQMVLGQSFSWAAIVKFLAKVSLGAVGIGIAFGIVSVLWLGFIFSDTVIEISLTLAVSYFAYYAAQEGAGVSGVLAVMTLGMFYAAAARTAFKGESQESLHHFWEMVSYIANTLIFILSGAVIAQGVLSSDNIFENHGISWSYLILLYVYVQVSRALVVGALFPFLQYFGYGLDWKEAIILVWSGLRGAVSLSLSLSVKRSSDDTSHLSSQTGTLFVFFTGGIVFLTLILNGSTTQFVLQILGLAKLSAAKRRILQFTKYEMEKKALEAFGDLGEDEELGPADWPTVKRYIKSLNSIDGERIHPHDASVSGGNIDSMNLKDMRVRLLNGVQAAYWVMLDEGRITQSTANILMQSVDEALDLVAHEPLCDWKGLKQNVNFPNYYKFLQGSAFPKKLVTFFTVERLEAGCYTCAAFLRAHKIARRQLHDFIGDSEISSIVINESDVEGEEAKKFLEDVRITFPEVLRVVKTRQVTHAVLQHLIEYVQSLEKAGILEEKEMFHLHDAVQTDLKKLLRNPPAVKIPKVRDLVSTHPLLGALPVSVRNMLVGSTKEEVKVRGMALYKEGSKPNGVWLISNGVVKWSSKNRRNKHVLHPTFTHGSTLGLYEGLTGKPYLCDMITDSVAVCFYIETEKFLSVSKDPTVEDFLWKESVIVLAKILLPQIFENMSMQDMRKLLAEWSTMNTYVRDETIEVPGHSIGLLLEGYIKSHSLVGDLIASPAVLWPAKGNSSFLSQDGSGYTSTSFSYQGSSYHVQTRARVILFDMAAFYADKTVQSRKSSLLLRDQSSRSIAREQGGLLSWPEHYFKSQQYQGDAEDTDDNRNNLSTTAMQLSIYGSKVKYTPFRPENFKGKGHEKSSHSQSYPRFTVGHQRPLISVRSEGSTTARKGLEDQLARTEAPPLTHNGQPSRARDEYSDDSGDEEEIIVRVDSPSGLSFQQGP; the protein is encoded by the exons ATGAGATTCAAAATCAGATTTG AATATGGTACGAAGCATGGCCTTGGACGGTTTGGGGATGGTATTCGCCTTT GGGAAAATATTGATCCAGAGCTTCTGTTGGCTGTTTTTCTCCCAGCCCTTCTGTTTGAAAGTTCATTTTCAAtggagattcaccaaataaaa AGATGTATGGCTCAAATGCTACTACTTGCTGGCCCAGGCGTTTTGATATCGACCTTTTGTCTTGGAGCAGCTCTCAAG TTAACGTTTCCATACGGCTGGAACTGGACGACATCGTTGTTGCTTGGTGGACTTCTAAGTGCAACTGATCCTGTAGCTGTCGTAGCTCTATTGAAAGAACTTGGTGCAAGCAAAAAACTGAGTACCATAATCGAGGGGGAATCCTTGATGAATGACGG GACTGCGATTGTCGTATACCAGCTTTTCTTTCAAATGGTCCTTGGTCAGAGCTTCAGCTGGGCAGCAATTGTGAAGTTTTTGGCTAAAGTTTCACTTGGAGC TGTAGGAATTGGCATTGCGTTCGGAATAGTGTCAGTATTGTGGCTTGGATTTATTTTCAGTGACACTGTAATTGAGATATCATTGACACTTGCTGTGAGCTATTTTGCCTATTATGCT GCACAAGAGGGAGCTGGGGTCTCTGGTGTCTTGGCAGTTATGACCTTGGGAAT GTTCTATGCAGCTGCTGCTAGGACAGCATTTAAAGGCGAAAGTCAGGAGAGCTTGCATCACTTTTG GGAGATGGTGTCATACATAGCCAATACACTAATCTTCATCTTGAG TGGCGCTGTTATAGCACAAGGTGTTTTGAGCAGTGATAATATATTTGAGAACCATG gtatctcatggagCTATCTGATCCTCCTATATGTGTATGTCCAAGTTTCTCGGGCATTGGTAGTTGGCGCATTGTTCCCATTTCTACAATATTTTGGATATGGGTTGGATTGGAAGGAAGCTATTATTTTGGTATGGTCAGGCTTACGGGGGGCCGTCTCATTGTCTCTTTCTCTCTCTGTTAAG CGTTCCAGTGATGACACGTCTCACCTCAGCTCGCAAACTGGAACACTG TTTGTCTTCTTCACAGGTGGAATTGTATTCTTGACATTAATTTTGAATGGATCAACCACACAATTTGTTTTGCAAATTTTGGGACTGGCAAAGTTATCAGCAGCGAAA AGACGCATACTGCAATTTACAAAATACGAAATGGAAAAGAAGGCATTAGAGGCATTTGGCGATCTTGGCGAAGATGAGGAACTGGGACCTGCTGACTGGCCCACTGTTAAAAGATATATTAAAAGCTTAAACAGCATTGATGGGGAGCGCATCCATCCGCATGATGCTTCTGTATCTGGGGGTAATATAGATTCCATGAATCTGAAAGATATGCGTGTACGCCTGTTAAACG GTGTCCAAGCAGCTTACTGGGTGATGCTTGATGAAGGAAGGATAACTCAAAGTACTGCAAACATCTTAATGCAGTCAGTTGATGAAGCTCTTGATTTGGTAGCCCATGAACCATTATGTGATTGGAAAGGACTGAAACAAAATGttaattttccaaactactatAAATTCCTGCAAGGCAGCGCATTTCCAAAAAAGTTGGTTACATTTTTTACAGTCGAAAGATTAGAAGCTGGATGTTATACATGTGCTGCATTTCTGCGAGCCCATAAAATTGCTCGTAGGCAACTCCATGATTTCATTG GTGATAGTGAGATTTCTTCTATTGTGATCAATGAAAGTGATGTAGAAGGAGAGGAAGCAAAAAAGTTCCTGGAAGACGTTCGCATCACATTTCCTGAG GTTTTACGAGTTGTGAAAACGAGGCAAGTAACGCATGCAGTGCTGCAACATTTAATTGAATATGTTCAGAGTCTAGAAAAGGCGGGAATACTTGAAGAGAAAGAGATGTTCCATCTTCATGATGCTGTCCAG ACTGATTTGAAAAAGCTTCTACGTAATCCTCCAGCAGTTAAGATTCCAAAGGTTAGAGATTTAGTCAGTACTCATCCTCTTTTGGGAGCTCTTCCGGTGAGTGTTCGTAATATGCTAGTTGGTTCTACCAAAGAGGAAGTTAAAGTACGTGGCATGGCGCTATACAAGGAGGGCTCTAAGCCAAATGgagtttggcttatatcaaacGGGGTGGTGAAG TGGTCAAGTAAGAACAGAAGAAATAAACATGTCTTGCATCCAACTTTTACTCATGGAAGTACGTTGGGACTGTATGAAGGGCTGACTGGGAAGCCCTATTTATGTGATATGATCACAGATTCGGTTGCAGTTTGCTTCTATATTGAAACTGAGAAGTTTTTGTCTGTTTCAAAAGATCCTACGGTAGAGGATTTCTTATGGAAG GAAAGTGTTATAGTGCTTGCCAAAATTTTGCTTCCTCAAATATTTGAGAACATGTCAATGCAAGACATGAGGAAGCTCCTTGCAGAGTGGTCAACAATGAATACGTATGTGAGGGACGAAACTATAGAAGTCCCAGGACACTCCATTGGGCTCTTACTGGAAGGCTATATAAAAAGCCACTCTCTCGTTGGAGATCTAATAGCATCACCGGCTGTGTTATGGCCCGCAAAAGGAAATTCAAGTTTCCTCAGCCAGGACGGATCTG GATATACATCAACAAGTTTTTCTTATCAAGGATCTTCATATCACGTTCAGACAAGAGCCAGGGTAATACTATTTGATATGGCTGCTTTTTATGCTGATAAGACTGTCCAGAGCCGAAAATCCTCCTTATTGCTCCGTGACCAGTCTAGTAGATCAATTGCTAGAGAACAAGGTGGTCTTTTGAGCTGGCCTGAGCATTACTTCAAGTCCCAACAGTATCAGGGAGATGCTGAAGACACTGACGACAACAGAAACAACTTATCGACTACAGCAATGCAGCTAAGCATCTATGGCAGCAAG GTTAAATACACTCCATTCCGACCTGAGAATTTCAAAGGGAAAGGCCATGAAAAGTCATCACATTCTCAGTCATATCCTAGATTCACGGTTGGCCATCAGCGTCCTCTAATCTCCGTAAGATCAGAAGGATCGACTACTGCTAGGAAAGGACTTGAGGACCAGTTGGCAAGGACAGAAGCTCCTCCTCTGACACATAATGGACAACCAAGTAGAGCAAGGGACGAGTACAGCGATGATTCTGGAGATGAAGAGGAGATTATCGTGAGGGTTGACTCGCCTAGTGGCCTTTCTTTCCAGCAAGGGCCTTGA
- the LOC141643696 gene encoding sodium/hydrogen exchanger 7 isoform X3, with amino-acid sequence MVLGQSFSWAAIVKFLAKVSLGAVGIGIAFGIVSVLWLGFIFSDTVIEISLTLAVSYFAYYAAQEGAGVSGVLAVMTLGMFYAAAARTAFKGESQESLHHFWEMVSYIANTLIFILSGAVIAQGVLSSDNIFENHGISWSYLILLYVYVQVSRALVVGALFPFLQYFGYGLDWKEAIILVWSGLRGAVSLSLSLSVKRSSDDTSHLSSQTGTLFVFFTGGIVFLTLILNGSTTQFVLQILGLAKLSAAKRRILQFTKYEMEKKALEAFGDLGEDEELGPADWPTVKRYIKSLNSIDGERIHPHDASVSGGNIDSMNLKDMRVRLLNGVQAAYWVMLDEGRITQSTANILMQSVDEALDLVAHEPLCDWKGLKQNVNFPNYYKFLQGSAFPKKLVTFFTVERLEAGCYTCAAFLRAHKIARRQLHDFIGDSEISSIVINESDVEGEEAKKFLEDVRITFPEVLRVVKTRQVTHAVLQHLIEYVQSLEKAGILEEKEMFHLHDAVQTDLKKLLRNPPAVKIPKVRDLVSTHPLLGALPVSVRNMLVGSTKEEVKVRGMALYKEGSKPNGVWLISNGVVKWSSKNRRNKHVLHPTFTHGSTLGLYEGLTGKPYLCDMITDSVAVCFYIETEKFLSVSKDPTVEDFLWKESVIVLAKILLPQIFENMSMQDMRKLLAEWSTMNTYVRDETIEVPGHSIGLLLEGYIKSHSLVGDLIASPAVLWPAKGNSSFLSQDGSGYTSTSFSYQGSSYHVQTRARVILFDMAAFYADKTVQSRKSSLLLRDQSSRSIAREQGGLLSWPEHYFKSQQYQGDAEDTDDNRNNLSTTAMQLSIYGSKVKYTPFRPENFKGKGHEKSSHSQSYPRFTVGHQRPLISVRSEGSTTARKGLEDQLARTEAPPLTHNGQPSRARDEYSDDSGDEEEIIVRVDSPSGLSFQQGP; translated from the exons ATGGTCCTTGGTCAGAGCTTCAGCTGGGCAGCAATTGTGAAGTTTTTGGCTAAAGTTTCACTTGGAGC TGTAGGAATTGGCATTGCGTTCGGAATAGTGTCAGTATTGTGGCTTGGATTTATTTTCAGTGACACTGTAATTGAGATATCATTGACACTTGCTGTGAGCTATTTTGCCTATTATGCT GCACAAGAGGGAGCTGGGGTCTCTGGTGTCTTGGCAGTTATGACCTTGGGAAT GTTCTATGCAGCTGCTGCTAGGACAGCATTTAAAGGCGAAAGTCAGGAGAGCTTGCATCACTTTTG GGAGATGGTGTCATACATAGCCAATACACTAATCTTCATCTTGAG TGGCGCTGTTATAGCACAAGGTGTTTTGAGCAGTGATAATATATTTGAGAACCATG gtatctcatggagCTATCTGATCCTCCTATATGTGTATGTCCAAGTTTCTCGGGCATTGGTAGTTGGCGCATTGTTCCCATTTCTACAATATTTTGGATATGGGTTGGATTGGAAGGAAGCTATTATTTTGGTATGGTCAGGCTTACGGGGGGCCGTCTCATTGTCTCTTTCTCTCTCTGTTAAG CGTTCCAGTGATGACACGTCTCACCTCAGCTCGCAAACTGGAACACTG TTTGTCTTCTTCACAGGTGGAATTGTATTCTTGACATTAATTTTGAATGGATCAACCACACAATTTGTTTTGCAAATTTTGGGACTGGCAAAGTTATCAGCAGCGAAA AGACGCATACTGCAATTTACAAAATACGAAATGGAAAAGAAGGCATTAGAGGCATTTGGCGATCTTGGCGAAGATGAGGAACTGGGACCTGCTGACTGGCCCACTGTTAAAAGATATATTAAAAGCTTAAACAGCATTGATGGGGAGCGCATCCATCCGCATGATGCTTCTGTATCTGGGGGTAATATAGATTCCATGAATCTGAAAGATATGCGTGTACGCCTGTTAAACG GTGTCCAAGCAGCTTACTGGGTGATGCTTGATGAAGGAAGGATAACTCAAAGTACTGCAAACATCTTAATGCAGTCAGTTGATGAAGCTCTTGATTTGGTAGCCCATGAACCATTATGTGATTGGAAAGGACTGAAACAAAATGttaattttccaaactactatAAATTCCTGCAAGGCAGCGCATTTCCAAAAAAGTTGGTTACATTTTTTACAGTCGAAAGATTAGAAGCTGGATGTTATACATGTGCTGCATTTCTGCGAGCCCATAAAATTGCTCGTAGGCAACTCCATGATTTCATTG GTGATAGTGAGATTTCTTCTATTGTGATCAATGAAAGTGATGTAGAAGGAGAGGAAGCAAAAAAGTTCCTGGAAGACGTTCGCATCACATTTCCTGAG GTTTTACGAGTTGTGAAAACGAGGCAAGTAACGCATGCAGTGCTGCAACATTTAATTGAATATGTTCAGAGTCTAGAAAAGGCGGGAATACTTGAAGAGAAAGAGATGTTCCATCTTCATGATGCTGTCCAG ACTGATTTGAAAAAGCTTCTACGTAATCCTCCAGCAGTTAAGATTCCAAAGGTTAGAGATTTAGTCAGTACTCATCCTCTTTTGGGAGCTCTTCCGGTGAGTGTTCGTAATATGCTAGTTGGTTCTACCAAAGAGGAAGTTAAAGTACGTGGCATGGCGCTATACAAGGAGGGCTCTAAGCCAAATGgagtttggcttatatcaaacGGGGTGGTGAAG TGGTCAAGTAAGAACAGAAGAAATAAACATGTCTTGCATCCAACTTTTACTCATGGAAGTACGTTGGGACTGTATGAAGGGCTGACTGGGAAGCCCTATTTATGTGATATGATCACAGATTCGGTTGCAGTTTGCTTCTATATTGAAACTGAGAAGTTTTTGTCTGTTTCAAAAGATCCTACGGTAGAGGATTTCTTATGGAAG GAAAGTGTTATAGTGCTTGCCAAAATTTTGCTTCCTCAAATATTTGAGAACATGTCAATGCAAGACATGAGGAAGCTCCTTGCAGAGTGGTCAACAATGAATACGTATGTGAGGGACGAAACTATAGAAGTCCCAGGACACTCCATTGGGCTCTTACTGGAAGGCTATATAAAAAGCCACTCTCTCGTTGGAGATCTAATAGCATCACCGGCTGTGTTATGGCCCGCAAAAGGAAATTCAAGTTTCCTCAGCCAGGACGGATCTG GATATACATCAACAAGTTTTTCTTATCAAGGATCTTCATATCACGTTCAGACAAGAGCCAGGGTAATACTATTTGATATGGCTGCTTTTTATGCTGATAAGACTGTCCAGAGCCGAAAATCCTCCTTATTGCTCCGTGACCAGTCTAGTAGATCAATTGCTAGAGAACAAGGTGGTCTTTTGAGCTGGCCTGAGCATTACTTCAAGTCCCAACAGTATCAGGGAGATGCTGAAGACACTGACGACAACAGAAACAACTTATCGACTACAGCAATGCAGCTAAGCATCTATGGCAGCAAG GTTAAATACACTCCATTCCGACCTGAGAATTTCAAAGGGAAAGGCCATGAAAAGTCATCACATTCTCAGTCATATCCTAGATTCACGGTTGGCCATCAGCGTCCTCTAATCTCCGTAAGATCAGAAGGATCGACTACTGCTAGGAAAGGACTTGAGGACCAGTTGGCAAGGACAGAAGCTCCTCCTCTGACACATAATGGACAACCAAGTAGAGCAAGGGACGAGTACAGCGATGATTCTGGAGATGAAGAGGAGATTATCGTGAGGGTTGACTCGCCTAGTGGCCTTTCTTTCCAGCAAGGGCCTTGA
- the LOC141643696 gene encoding sodium/hydrogen exchanger 8 isoform X1 — protein MAASRIEVPLPLPITELISTSTTNSTSTEESSPNPSDAVIFFGVSLILGIACRHFLRGTRVPYTVALLLIGIGLGSLEYGTKHGLGRFGDGIRLWENIDPELLLAVFLPALLFESSFSMEIHQIKRCMAQMLLLAGPGVLISTFCLGAALKLTFPYGWNWTTSLLLGGLLSATDPVAVVALLKELGASKKLSTIIEGESLMNDGTAIVVYQLFFQMVLGQSFSWAAIVKFLAKVSLGAVGIGIAFGIVSVLWLGFIFSDTVIEISLTLAVSYFAYYAAQEGAGVSGVLAVMTLGMFYAAAARTAFKGESQESLHHFWEMVSYIANTLIFILSGAVIAQGVLSSDNIFENHGISWSYLILLYVYVQVSRALVVGALFPFLQYFGYGLDWKEAIILVWSGLRGAVSLSLSLSVKRSSDDTSHLSSQTGTLFVFFTGGIVFLTLILNGSTTQFVLQILGLAKLSAAKRRILQFTKYEMEKKALEAFGDLGEDEELGPADWPTVKRYIKSLNSIDGERIHPHDASVSGGNIDSMNLKDMRVRLLNGVQAAYWVMLDEGRITQSTANILMQSVDEALDLVAHEPLCDWKGLKQNVNFPNYYKFLQGSAFPKKLVTFFTVERLEAGCYTCAAFLRAHKIARRQLHDFIGDSEISSIVINESDVEGEEAKKFLEDVRITFPEVLRVVKTRQVTHAVLQHLIEYVQSLEKAGILEEKEMFHLHDAVQTDLKKLLRNPPAVKIPKVRDLVSTHPLLGALPVSVRNMLVGSTKEEVKVRGMALYKEGSKPNGVWLISNGVVKWSSKNRRNKHVLHPTFTHGSTLGLYEGLTGKPYLCDMITDSVAVCFYIETEKFLSVSKDPTVEDFLWKESVIVLAKILLPQIFENMSMQDMRKLLAEWSTMNTYVRDETIEVPGHSIGLLLEGYIKSHSLVGDLIASPAVLWPAKGNSSFLSQDGSGYTSTSFSYQGSSYHVQTRARVILFDMAAFYADKTVQSRKSSLLLRDQSSRSIAREQGGLLSWPEHYFKSQQYQGDAEDTDDNRNNLSTTAMQLSIYGSKVKYTPFRPENFKGKGHEKSSHSQSYPRFTVGHQRPLISVRSEGSTTARKGLEDQLARTEAPPLTHNGQPSRARDEYSDDSGDEEEIIVRVDSPSGLSFQQGP, from the exons ATGGCAGCATCTCGAATCGAGGTGCCGTTACCGTTACCTATAACGGAACTTATATCAACTTCTACTACAAATTCAACATCGACTGAAGAATCCTCGCCAAATCCGTCTGACGCCGTTATCTTCTTCGGTGTTAGTCTCATTTTAGGTATAGCTTGCCGTCACTTTCTTCGAGGTACACGTGTCCCTTACACCGTCGCTCTTCTTCTTATCGGCATTGGCCTTGGATCACTAG AATATGGTACGAAGCATGGCCTTGGACGGTTTGGGGATGGTATTCGCCTTT GGGAAAATATTGATCCAGAGCTTCTGTTGGCTGTTTTTCTCCCAGCCCTTCTGTTTGAAAGTTCATTTTCAAtggagattcaccaaataaaa AGATGTATGGCTCAAATGCTACTACTTGCTGGCCCAGGCGTTTTGATATCGACCTTTTGTCTTGGAGCAGCTCTCAAG TTAACGTTTCCATACGGCTGGAACTGGACGACATCGTTGTTGCTTGGTGGACTTCTAAGTGCAACTGATCCTGTAGCTGTCGTAGCTCTATTGAAAGAACTTGGTGCAAGCAAAAAACTGAGTACCATAATCGAGGGGGAATCCTTGATGAATGACGG GACTGCGATTGTCGTATACCAGCTTTTCTTTCAAATGGTCCTTGGTCAGAGCTTCAGCTGGGCAGCAATTGTGAAGTTTTTGGCTAAAGTTTCACTTGGAGC TGTAGGAATTGGCATTGCGTTCGGAATAGTGTCAGTATTGTGGCTTGGATTTATTTTCAGTGACACTGTAATTGAGATATCATTGACACTTGCTGTGAGCTATTTTGCCTATTATGCT GCACAAGAGGGAGCTGGGGTCTCTGGTGTCTTGGCAGTTATGACCTTGGGAAT GTTCTATGCAGCTGCTGCTAGGACAGCATTTAAAGGCGAAAGTCAGGAGAGCTTGCATCACTTTTG GGAGATGGTGTCATACATAGCCAATACACTAATCTTCATCTTGAG TGGCGCTGTTATAGCACAAGGTGTTTTGAGCAGTGATAATATATTTGAGAACCATG gtatctcatggagCTATCTGATCCTCCTATATGTGTATGTCCAAGTTTCTCGGGCATTGGTAGTTGGCGCATTGTTCCCATTTCTACAATATTTTGGATATGGGTTGGATTGGAAGGAAGCTATTATTTTGGTATGGTCAGGCTTACGGGGGGCCGTCTCATTGTCTCTTTCTCTCTCTGTTAAG CGTTCCAGTGATGACACGTCTCACCTCAGCTCGCAAACTGGAACACTG TTTGTCTTCTTCACAGGTGGAATTGTATTCTTGACATTAATTTTGAATGGATCAACCACACAATTTGTTTTGCAAATTTTGGGACTGGCAAAGTTATCAGCAGCGAAA AGACGCATACTGCAATTTACAAAATACGAAATGGAAAAGAAGGCATTAGAGGCATTTGGCGATCTTGGCGAAGATGAGGAACTGGGACCTGCTGACTGGCCCACTGTTAAAAGATATATTAAAAGCTTAAACAGCATTGATGGGGAGCGCATCCATCCGCATGATGCTTCTGTATCTGGGGGTAATATAGATTCCATGAATCTGAAAGATATGCGTGTACGCCTGTTAAACG GTGTCCAAGCAGCTTACTGGGTGATGCTTGATGAAGGAAGGATAACTCAAAGTACTGCAAACATCTTAATGCAGTCAGTTGATGAAGCTCTTGATTTGGTAGCCCATGAACCATTATGTGATTGGAAAGGACTGAAACAAAATGttaattttccaaactactatAAATTCCTGCAAGGCAGCGCATTTCCAAAAAAGTTGGTTACATTTTTTACAGTCGAAAGATTAGAAGCTGGATGTTATACATGTGCTGCATTTCTGCGAGCCCATAAAATTGCTCGTAGGCAACTCCATGATTTCATTG GTGATAGTGAGATTTCTTCTATTGTGATCAATGAAAGTGATGTAGAAGGAGAGGAAGCAAAAAAGTTCCTGGAAGACGTTCGCATCACATTTCCTGAG GTTTTACGAGTTGTGAAAACGAGGCAAGTAACGCATGCAGTGCTGCAACATTTAATTGAATATGTTCAGAGTCTAGAAAAGGCGGGAATACTTGAAGAGAAAGAGATGTTCCATCTTCATGATGCTGTCCAG ACTGATTTGAAAAAGCTTCTACGTAATCCTCCAGCAGTTAAGATTCCAAAGGTTAGAGATTTAGTCAGTACTCATCCTCTTTTGGGAGCTCTTCCGGTGAGTGTTCGTAATATGCTAGTTGGTTCTACCAAAGAGGAAGTTAAAGTACGTGGCATGGCGCTATACAAGGAGGGCTCTAAGCCAAATGgagtttggcttatatcaaacGGGGTGGTGAAG TGGTCAAGTAAGAACAGAAGAAATAAACATGTCTTGCATCCAACTTTTACTCATGGAAGTACGTTGGGACTGTATGAAGGGCTGACTGGGAAGCCCTATTTATGTGATATGATCACAGATTCGGTTGCAGTTTGCTTCTATATTGAAACTGAGAAGTTTTTGTCTGTTTCAAAAGATCCTACGGTAGAGGATTTCTTATGGAAG GAAAGTGTTATAGTGCTTGCCAAAATTTTGCTTCCTCAAATATTTGAGAACATGTCAATGCAAGACATGAGGAAGCTCCTTGCAGAGTGGTCAACAATGAATACGTATGTGAGGGACGAAACTATAGAAGTCCCAGGACACTCCATTGGGCTCTTACTGGAAGGCTATATAAAAAGCCACTCTCTCGTTGGAGATCTAATAGCATCACCGGCTGTGTTATGGCCCGCAAAAGGAAATTCAAGTTTCCTCAGCCAGGACGGATCTG GATATACATCAACAAGTTTTTCTTATCAAGGATCTTCATATCACGTTCAGACAAGAGCCAGGGTAATACTATTTGATATGGCTGCTTTTTATGCTGATAAGACTGTCCAGAGCCGAAAATCCTCCTTATTGCTCCGTGACCAGTCTAGTAGATCAATTGCTAGAGAACAAGGTGGTCTTTTGAGCTGGCCTGAGCATTACTTCAAGTCCCAACAGTATCAGGGAGATGCTGAAGACACTGACGACAACAGAAACAACTTATCGACTACAGCAATGCAGCTAAGCATCTATGGCAGCAAG GTTAAATACACTCCATTCCGACCTGAGAATTTCAAAGGGAAAGGCCATGAAAAGTCATCACATTCTCAGTCATATCCTAGATTCACGGTTGGCCATCAGCGTCCTCTAATCTCCGTAAGATCAGAAGGATCGACTACTGCTAGGAAAGGACTTGAGGACCAGTTGGCAAGGACAGAAGCTCCTCCTCTGACACATAATGGACAACCAAGTAGAGCAAGGGACGAGTACAGCGATGATTCTGGAGATGAAGAGGAGATTATCGTGAGGGTTGACTCGCCTAGTGGCCTTTCTTTCCAGCAAGGGCCTTGA